TGCTTCGATCCCCTAGGCCTTCTTACTCCAAGGGTTCCGGCTCCTCCCCAGACAACAAGTGCAGATAACGCGCCCGGTCGTCCGTCAGGACACGCCTGCTCTTGAACTGGTCCGAGCGGGCATGGGCCGCCTCGACCCGGTTCACGACCATATACGGAAGGCTGCCTCGATCACCTCCCGGGGATGGTCCCTCTTTAGTCCGGGCGATGACTCTTCCGGCAAGGCCGCACGTGTTTCCATGGCCGGCCCATAGGGTCCACCGACATTCGATATCGTCCACAAGTATATTAATATTCAATAACTTGTACCGAAACAGGGCCTTGACTCGTCCGACCCCGACTCATACCATTGCTGTTGTTTCCACAACGTTGGAGAGGTGGAGGAGGATGTTGTGAGGGAACCTCGCCGTCCGGGATCGGGACCCGCCATGCGGTCGCGTTCCCCGGAGGAGAAGGGAGCGGATCCCGGCGCGCTTCCGATTGCGAGGCGGGGACAGCGGGGCCGGTCCGCAACGCGTAGTAAAGGGGAGCCAGCCTACCCAATGTCAGACATTGGGGCTGGCGAGGGGCTCCGGCCCCTTCGAACCCCCGACTCGGGGGGAGTTCCCCCCTGACCCCCCAATCACCCCGCCCTCTTCCCCCTCTCCAGTGACGGATACCTCGATGGCGCGAGATGAGAGAGCCACGGTGCGGGTGTCGGCCGCCGAGCTGGCCGAGTGGCGCGGCAAGGCGCGGGCGGCCGGCGTGTCGCTGTCCGAGCTGCTGCGCCGGGCCATGGCGCGGACCCGGACCTGGACGGCGGCTGCTGCCGCCGTCGAGCGGGAGCGGACCCGGGAGCTGGCCCGGATCGGAAACAACCTGAACCAGCTTGCGCGCTGGGCCAACACCTACAAGCAGGGAGCCGACGCGGTGGCGGTGGTGGCGCAACTGTCGGCCATCGAGCGGGCACTGGATGCGCTGTCCGGGGTCCACAGGAAGCGAGAGAGAGATGCACGTTAAGTTCCTCGCCCGGGGATCGGGATCGGCAGGGGCGGCGGCCGAGTACCTGCTGGAGGAGGAGAACGCGGCCGGGGAGGAGCGGGAAGAAGTCGAGGTGCTGCGGGGGGACCCGTGGCAGGTGGCGGAGGTGGCCGACAGCCTGGAGTTCGAGCACCGCTACACCTCGGGGGTGATCGCCTGGGCGCCGGAGGACGAGCCCAGCGAGGACGAGATCGAGAAGACGCTAGATGAGTTCGAGAGCACGGCCTGGGCAGGGCTCGACGAGGAACGCTACGCCTGGTCGGCGGTGCTGCATCGGGAGACGGATGGAGGCGTGCATGTGCACGTGCTGGCTGCGCGGTGTGATCTGGAGACCGGCAAGAGCCTGAACATCGCGCCGCCGGGATGGCAGAAGGCCTTCGACGCCTTGCGGGATTCGCTCAACTACGAGCATGGGTGGAGCCGGCCGGACGATCCGCAGCGGGCGCGGGTGGTCCAGCCGGGGCACCGGGCGGGGGTGGAGGCGACCCGGCTGCGGGCCGGCCTGGCAGTCGAGCCCGAGCCGAGGGAGCTGATCCGGGACTACCTGGTCGAGAGGATCGAGAGCGGGGCCATCCAGGATCGGGACGGTGTCGTCGGGGCCTTGCGGGAGGCGGGCCTGGAGGTGCCCCGCCAGGGGAAGCATTACGTTACCGCGCGGGACCCGGAGAGCGGGTCCCGGTGGCGCTTGAAGGGGGCGATCTATGAAGCGGACTTCCAGCGCAGCCGGTTTGTCGACCCGGCTGCGGGAGAAACTGGAGCGGGAGCGGCAGGAGATCGAGAGCGTGACCGGCAGCGAGCTGCGCAGGCTCGGAGAGAACTTGAGGCGCATCGCGAGCGAAGAGCGGCGTATCACAGAAGCCGCTACGGAGGAAGCGATCGGGCGGCTGCGCGGGATGCTGCTGTGGGGTTGGCTGAGGCCGCTGGCGATCGGGGTAGTGCTCTCGATCGGCATCTGCGTGGGGAGTTGGGGAGCGATGAAGTGGTTGGGGTGGCAGATCCGGAGCCGGATCGAGACCAGGGCCTCCCTGGAGCTGGAGATCGAGCGGCAGCGGGAGACCGTGGAGCGGTTGCAGCAGAGCACGTGGGGAATCCGGCTGCAGGAGACTCCCAAGGGGCGGTTCGTGGTGCTGCCGCCGGGGACGCTGGACCGTCCGCCCTGGAGAGTGGGCGGGAGGCCTGCCGTGAGGCTCTCGAAAAAGTGAGGGAGCTCTATGACCGAGTTGGAACGGCAGTTGACGAAGGCCTTGCGAGAGTTGTCGGGGCAGTACGAGCGGGAACAGAAGCAGCAGGCCGAGCGGGTCGAGGACTTGCGGCTGCAGGTCGAGCAGCTCGCGAGGCAGGTGCGGCTGTTGGCCCGGGACTACAAGCAGCTCGCCGTGACCTTGCGCACTCACTGGAGGTGATGCGCCGGGCGGGGGCGGAGCGGGGAAGGGAGCGAGGTCGGGGCTTCGACCTCGGCCGCTAGCTTCTCCGGGAGCTTTCCCCATCCAACGATGCCCCTTGGGCCAGATAGGCCACCCAGTCGTCCATCAAGGCGGCGCCGGCGAAAACCCACTGGGAGCTGTCACGACCCCTACCTATTGTAAGTTCTGGAACCTATAAGGAACCTTTTTTGCAAAAAGATTGGATCGCAGCAGAAAGAATCTTATTCAAACTATTGATAATTATGGTGAGCCGCCAGGGAATCGAACCCCGAACCTACTGATTAAGAGTCAGTTGCTCTGCCAATTGAGCTAGCGGCCCACGAGTTACCCGGGAGGGATCGGGCATGGAGGGCGATCTGAGGGGCGTGTCATGCGTTTCGGTTCGCGTTACAGCTTCGAGTGGTTGTTCCCGGTAGCCAAGAGCGTCATCCCGGACCAATTTCGAATCCTTCCACCCGATCAACTTCTGACAGGGCAGCCTCATTCGTAGCAGCCCAGCCAGTACCCCAGACTGACCGATGCTTCAGAATGCCGTGTCTACCGCTGCTCAAATTAGCACGACGGCAAGCGATTGTAAACGACTTGCCCGCCTTCTGGACAGGCCCCCTCGCCTGGGTTAGAGTGACAGGCCACTGACATCCACCTGACCTCTTCGCCGATGGGGTGCCCTTGCGAGGAAAGAGCTTCTTCTTCACTGCCGGGGTCCTGGCTGCAACCCTGCTGTTGGGGGCGTGGCTGCACTCCACCCGAACCCTGCAGGCTCCCGCGGACCACCGGGTCCACTTGCGCTTGGCTGCGCTCTACACCAATCAGGCGATGGAGAACTACCAGGACCTGGTTGACGACTTCAACCGGCGGAATCCCGACGTGCTGGTGGAGTTGCAGGGCATTCCCGGAAGCTACTACGACAAGTTGCTGGTGATGTTTGCAGGGCGCACCGCACCCGACGTGATGTGGATGGGCAAAGGAATGGCCCAGTTCGCCTCCCGGGACGCCTTTCTGGACGTGGAGGACGAGTTCCGGATCCCCCCGGGCGACTACTACGAATCCGTGCTGGACTGTTACCGTTTCAACGGGCGCCTGATGGGGTTTCCCCTGGGGGCCGATTTTGCCGTCATTGTCTACAACCTGGACCTGTTCGAGCAGGCCGGCCTGCCGCCTCCCGCTCCGGATTGGACCCTGGAGGATTTCCGGCAGGCGGCCAAACGGCTGACGGTTCGCGAGGGAGGCCAGGTCCGCCAGTGGGGCTTTTACGGTGAGATCGATCCGGGGGTCTTCGGGGCCGAGGTCCTCAGTCCCGACATGTCGGAGGAACGCATCGACCGGCCGGAGTGGAGAAGCTACCTGGACTTTCACCTGAAGCTGATCTTCGAGGACGGTTCCATGCCCTCCCGACTGGAGATCCCGGGAGCCGGAATCCTGACCCGGCGCCAGGCCTTCTACCGGGGGCAGGCGGCCATGATCTCAGACGGATTCCACTTCCAGACCATGCGGGAAGAGATCTCGGACTTCCGCTGGGATATCGCGCCGGTGCCGTTGGGGGCCCGGCGGGCCTGCGCTTCCAGCACCCAGGGCTTTGCCGTCTCCCGCCACACCCCCCACCCGGCCGAGGCGGTGCGCCTGCTCAAGTACCTGGTGGCTCCCGAGAGCCAGCGGCGCATGGGGGGCGTTCTGGTTCCCTCCCATCGGGAAAGCGCCCGCCGGGCGATCGAAGACATGCCCGCCCCTCCCCACAACCGACAGGTCATCCTGGACAGCATGGAGACGCTCAACCCTTTTCCCCGACATCCCAAGATCAACGAGCTGCAGCAGGCTCTGGCAGAAACCACGCGGCTGGTCCTGACCCGTCAGCAGAGCCCCGAGGCCGGGCTGCGGGAGTGCGCCCGCCAGTTCCGGGAGATCCTGGGGAGGACCCATCCATGAGATCGCGGGCCCTCGGCATCGCCGCCCTCTTCCTGATGCCCAACCTGCTGGGATTTCTGGCCTTCACCCTCTTTCCGGTGGTGGCTTCCTTCGCCTTGAGCTTCTGCCGCTGGGACCCGGTGGCCGAGCCGGTCAGCGCCATAGAACCGGTCGGACTCCGCAACTATGTCGATTTGGTCGGCTTCCACAGCCAGACCGACTCCGAAGGGCAGACCTCCTGGGTCGCCAACACCCCCCGCTTCTGGGCATCGCTCTACAACACCGTCTTCATGATGCTGGCCATCCCCTTCAACATGGCGGCCTCCCTGCTGCTGGCGGTCCTGCTGAACCGCAAGATGCGGGGCATGGCGATCTTTCGCAGCGCCTTCTTCCTGCCCTCCATCACCGCCGGAGTGGGCACCATGCTCCTCTGGATGTGGATGTTCAACAAGGACATGGGCAGCATCAACCAGGTGCTGGCCTGGGTGGGCATCCAGGGGCCCGACTGGCTGCAGAGCTACTTCTGGGCCAAGCCGGCCCTGATGCTGATGGCAAGCTGGGCCAGCATCGGCGGCGTCAACATGATCCTCTACCTGGCCGGGCTGCAGCAGATCCCCCGGGAACTGCACGAGGCGGCGGCCCTGGACGGGGCTGGCCGCTGGCAGCAGCTGCGCCACGTGACCGTGCCCATGCTCCTGCCGGTGACCTTCTTCATCTTCATCATCTCCATCATCTCCGGCCTGGAAGGGGGGTTCGACGCCCCTTACGTCATGACCGGCGGCAGCTTCGGGACCACCACCGTCAGCCTCTACCTCTATCGGCAGGGGTTCGAGTTCTTCCGCATGGGCTACGCTTCGGCGGTGGCCTGGGTCCTCTTTCTGATCGTCTTCCTGTTGACCATGATCAACTGGCGCCTGGCCGAGAAACGGGTGCAATACTGATGCTTAGCCGGACTAGAAGTGGCCCCCTGGTGGTCTACGGCCTGCTTGTGCTGCTGGCCGCCTCCATGCTGTTTCCCTTCTACTGGATGGCGATCACCTCGCTCAAGGGGAAGGCCGACGTTTTCTCCACCGAGCCCAAGCTGCTTCCCGGAAGGCAACTGGCCGAACGGGTGGTGGACAATCGCCGCTGGTTCTTCCATTCCGGAACCGACAACTACAGCCAGTTGCTGGCCTGGCAGCGCCTGGTGGAATCCGGGAGCGGTCCGCGGGGCTTCAGCCGCTTCGTCCTCAACACGGTCTTCTTCGCCCTGGCCATCACCCTGGGACAGGTGATCACCAGCAGCCTGGCCGCCTTCGCCTTCGCCCGGCTCCGTTTCCCCGGCCGCAAACAGGTCTTCTTCGCCTATCTGGCCACCCTGATGATTCCCGCCACGGTCACCATGATTCCGTCCTACATCCTGCTGCGGGAGCTGGGATGGGTGAATACCTACCAGGCGGTCATCCTGCCCTCGGTCTTCACCGCCTACGGCACCTTCATGCTGAGGCAGTTCTTCCTGACCATTCCCAGGGAGATCGAGGATGCCGCCCGCATCGACGGTTGCAGCCCGCTGGGCCTCTACTGGCGTATCGTCCTGCCGCTCTCCACCCCAGCCCTGGCCGCCCTGTCCATCGTGGCTTTCGTGGGCTCCTGGAGAACCTTCATGTGGCCGCTGATCGTCAGCAGCACCGAGGATCTCTTCAATCTGCCGCTGGGACTGACCCTGTTCCGGGGGATGTACACCGATCCCGACTGGCCCCTGCTGATGGCCGGGTCCATGGTCATGACCCTCCCCATGATCCTGGTCTTCATCGTGGGCCAGCGCTACTTTGTGGAGGGCATCCGCCTGGGCGCCGTGAAGGGCTGACCGCAATTCCCTCCGGGAGACCATGCCAGACAGCCGACAGGACAAGAACCGCTGGTTGAGGCGCCGCCGTCAGTTGACCCGCCGCTACCGCCGGTGCCTGGGCATCGGCCCGGAGCGGTGCGAGCTGCAAGCCGAGATCGTCCGCGAGGAGGCCGGGGAGGATTGGGTGGCCCAATGGATTCGGTTCACCAGCGAGCCCGGCGAGCGGGTTCCCGGACTGCTGGTCCGGCCGGCGGGCGCCCGCAAGCCCCTGCCGTTGATCCTGGTGCTTCCGGGGGGACATCGGACCAAGGACCTGGCGATCTTCGGCCACGAGCAGTGGCCTCTGCCCTTTGCCGTCGAGTCTCCCCACCATCGGTTTCCGGTCGAGAATCTGGGGAACCACGAGCCCCTGCCCCTCACAAGGCTCCTGGCTCACGGGTTCGCCCTCATGAGCATCGACTGCCGCGTGTTTGGGGCCAGGGCCGGTCCGCGCCCGGACAGCGCCGCCGACCGGGCCGCCTTCACCGCGGCTTCCCACGCCCAGTACCACTGGCTGATGCGCAGGGCCCTCATCGACGGCCGCAGCGTAGCCGCCATGGAGGTGTGGGACGCGATCCGAACCCTGGACTACCTGGAGACCCGCGATGACATCGACCCCCGGCGGCTGGGTGTCATGGGCTGGTCGATGGGCGGCAACCTGGCCTGGCAGACCGCCATCGCGGAACCCCGGATCAAGGCCGTCTGTACCGGCAGCTGCCTGATCACCTTCGAGGCGGCCCTGGAGCATGAGCGGGACGCGGGCTGGTATGCCTGGATCCCGGGCGTTCGCCGCTGGACGTCGCGGCAGGAGTTGTTCAGCCTGATGGCTCCCCGACCCCTGCTGGCCTTTGAAGGGGACAGCGACTTTCCGCGGGAAGGCGTCCAGCCCATGCTGGATGAGGCCAGGGAAAAGTACGCGCTGCTGGACGCCGGCGATCGCTTCCGCTGCGTGTGGTACTCTGGGGGCCATGGAGCCTACCTGCGGGACCCGGCCACCCTGGAGGAGATCGGCGGCTGGTTCGCGCGCCACTTGAGTCGAGGTGCCAAGGTGCCATGACACGGCTTCTCTTCTTCGACGACACCCAGCTTCTGGAGAAGCAGGGCCTGGAGCGCCGCATGGGCCGGCCCGACCCGGTTCCCGAAGCCACCTTCCAGGTTCCGGGGATCGACCTCGGGTTTGCCTATCCCACCGTCTTTCCCTGCCGCGAAGCCGGGGGATGGCGCATGCTCTATCAGTCCCTGAGCGGTCTGCAGAGCAACAAGGATCCGGCCCACTTCGTGCCTTCGGCGGCGGATTCGAGTGACGGCGTCCACTGGAGGGTCCCCGACTTGGCAGCCTCGGTGCCGCTTCCGGACCGGTTGCTGCCCAACCAGGTGGGAGCGGCGCCTCTGAACCGCTTCGGAGAGTGGGGCCCCTGTTATTACGACGAACGGGCCCAGGATCCCCGGCAGCGGATCAAGGGGTTCGTCTGCAAGGGCCACGGACCCGGCACCGGCAAGAAGGACTCCTGGATCGTGACCTCCCCCGACGGGTTGACCTGGAACGATCCGAAGGGGCCCCTCTGGCATCCCTACGGCAGCGACCCCGCCGTCTGCGCCTTCTGGAACCGCTACCGCGACAGCTACGTGCTGGCCATCCGTCCCAAGAACGGCGACCGGCGCATCGCCCTCATGGAAACCCCGGACTGGAAGGAGTTCTCCCGGGTCGAGCTGGCCCTCTCCCCCGACGGACTGGACCCCGACCTGGCCGAGCTCTACGGCATGCCCACCTTCCCCTACGCCAACCTGTTCATCGGGTTGCTCTGGATCTACCGGACCCAGATGAGGACCGCCCAGCACGGCAAGTTCCAGGGGGGTCGGATCGATTGCCAGTTGGCCTACAGCTACGACGGCTGGCACTTCCAGCGGGGGCCGAGGGATCCCCTGGTGGCCAATGCCGACCCGGGCTGGATCGGGGCGGGCTGCATCCTGCCCTGCAGCCTGATTGCGACCGAGAGCGAGATCCGCCTCTATTCCTGCGCCAGCGCCCACGAGCATGCCGTCTTTGACAAACACTCCCCCCAACGGTCGGCCATCCTGATGCACCGGCTGAGGTTGGATGGATTCATCTTTCTGGAAGCCGCTTCAGGGCAGGGCCGGCTGAAGACACGAGCCCTGCTGGTTCAGGGGGAACGACTGAGCTTCAACGTGCAGGCGCCCGACGGTCAGTTCCTGGTGGGAATCACCGACGCCGACGGCAATCCCATCCCGGGCTACGGCCTGGAGGATTGCAGCCCCTGCAGCGCCGACAGCACTGGCTGGGTTCCCCGATGGAAAGACGACGCCCGCTTCGGTAGTCTTAAGGGCCGGGCCGTACAGTTGGAACTGGAACTCAACGGCGGGCGGCTCTATGCTGTCAGCGGGGACTTCCAAATGCTGTCCGCCAAGGAGGGGATGCGCTACATGAGGTTCGGCACTCCCCCCGACCCGAGCCGTTGGGGGCCCTGATGAGATTGCGGATTCCCATCTCGCGGGACCATTTCAGCCGACGACCTCCTCTGCGCTACCTGCCCAGGGAGCAGCCATGACGCCACAACCGCAGGCAGCCACCCCTGCCCGGGAACCCTTGCGCCTGATGGTAGTGGTGGCCCATCCCCACGATTTCACCCACTGCGCCGGCACCTGCGGCATTCACCGCTCCCAGGGCGATGCCGTGACCGTGGTGACCCTCACCAACGGAGCCACCAAGCACAACGAGCGCCTCTACGACGAACTGATCAAACCCGCCGCCGAGCGCGATCCGCGGATCGTCAACCAGACCCGGGATGAATACGCCGGGGAGAAACTGCGGGAGTTCCGCGCCGTCTGCGCTCTTTTCGGCGTCAGCGACGTGCGGGTGCACGGGTTTCCGGAACCCTATCGCATGGAGCGGACACTCGAATCGGTGGAGGCCCTAAAGCAGATCATCCTGGAGGTGCGGCCCGACATCATGATTTCCCACCGGCGCTACCTGCGGGGGCGCAGCGGCATGGTGTCGGCCTCGCGCAACGAGCACGACGAAGCCGGCTTCGCCACCCACGAAGCCATGCACCTGGCCTCCCTGCCCGACCCCTCCAACCCGGTCCCTCCCCACACGGTGGCCCTGACCTACTACCTGGGGGTCTTCTTCGAAAACGACGAGATCGACTTCTACGTGGATATCAGCGACTGGGCCGAAAAGCGGGTCGAGGCCGAAGTCCTGTTCGCCACACAGGGCCACACCGAGGCCTTTGCCCGCAAGCGCATCGAGATCAGTGCAGGCCGGGCCGGTTGGAACTGTGGGACCCAGTTTGCCGAGGGATTTGTCCGCAGCTATCCCGACCTGTTCGACCAGCTTCCGGTTCCGGACCGAGCCCTGCAGAAGGCCAGGGGCAAGCGCATGGACCACCTGCGCCGGGTGTCGGGAGAACTGCCCGGGCCTTCCAAGTCCTGAGGCGCGGCCCGCCCTCAACCCGCAGCCGCGCTTGGTTACCCATTCAGGAGGACAGAGACCATGAAAATCACCGACGTCAAGGCTTACGTGATCAAGCCCCGCTATCCGGACAACGCCGGCGCCTTCGAGGGGGACTGGACCTTCGTGCGCATCGACACCGATGAAGGCATCCACGGTTGGGGCGAAGCCAGCAACTCTCCCGGGGGCGGCTGCTTCCTGAGCGCCCGGACCATCGAGCTGCTGCGCCAGGGCCTGGTGGGCCAGGACCCTTTTCAGAGCGAGAAGTTGTGGCAGCAGAACTACCGGCGCTTCACCTACCTGGGGGCGCGGGGCCTGCCGACGGTGGCCCTGAGCGGCGTGGACATGGCCCTGTGGGATATCAAGGGGAAGGCCCTGGGTCTCCCGGTCTACGACCTGCTGGGCGGCAAGCTGCGGGACAGCATCCGGCTCTACGCCAACGGCTGGTTCTTCGGCTGCAACACCCCCGACCAATACGGTGCGGCCGCCAAGGCCACGGTGGAGGCCGGCCACGAAGCCCTCAAGCTGGATCCCTTCCTGGAGATGCAGCCCTTCCACACCGGCTATCTCTCCGGCCAGATCTCAGCCGAGGGAGAGGAACTGGGCTGCGCCATCGTGCAGGCGGTTCGGGAAGCCGTGGGAGAGAAGGTGGAAATACTGATTGACGCTCACGGCCACTACAACGTGCCCACGGCCATCCGACTGGCCAACCGCCTCTACGAGGAGTCGCAGATCGCCTGGTTCGAGGAGCCCGTGCCCCCCGAGAGCATCGACGCCCTGCGGCAGGTCCGGGAGCACGTGACGCCATCCATCTGCGTGGGGGAACGACTCTTCACCCGCTTCGATGTCCTGCCCATCCTGCAGCAGGGCCTGGCCGACTACCTGATGCCGGACGTGCTCTGGACGGGGGGCATCACCGAGCTGCGCAAGATCGCCAGCATGGCCGAGGCCTATTACGTCCCCATGAGCCCCCACAACGCCATGGGGCCCCTGCAGATCGTGGCCGGCTCCCACGTGATGATGAACACGCCCAACTTCTACCGGCTGGAGCATAGCACCTCCTTCATCGAAGCCTACAACCGGCTGACCACCGAGCCCATGAACTTCCACGGAGGTGAGTTCAGCCTGAGCGGGAAACCCGGCCTGGGCGTGGATTTCGACATGGAGGCCCTCCGCGCCCACCTGCATCCGCAGTGGAGCTGAAGCCATTGGAAGAGCTTCCTACGAAGAGTACAAAGGAAAGAAGATAACCACGAAGGGACACGAAGGACGACGAAGGGCCACCAAGGGGTTGGAGAAAGCTTGAGAGGGATCCGGACCCACCCGGGAGCGCGGGCGTCCCGCCCGCATCCGTTCCCTATCCAAGCTTCAATGAGGACAACCCGAGCACAGCCGCGGCACGGTTGAGCTTGCGGTCAAAACAGGGAGAGGGAGAGGATCATCCCCGCTCTTCCAGCACACTCTCCGCCAGGGTCTTCCCGCGGATTTCCGGGCACACGGTGCCGCCCCGAGGCTTCTTGCCGTTCCAGTGGATCCTGTCAATCTGCGCCAGGCGTCCAAGGCCCGCATTCTCAGTGTCAGGGATGGGTAGCAGCCTCGCAAATGGCTTCTTGTGAGAAGTCACCACGACAGGTTCGCCTTGACGCACCAACTTCAGGTACTTGGAAAGGTTGTTCTTGAGTTCTCGAACCGACACCTGCATGGCTTCTCCATAGAAGTAGCTAAACCCTATCGCATTTGATCGCTCTATAGCTACAAATGGAGATAGTGGGGGTGTACGACAATATCGTATGCCTACCGTGTTGTGGCGACGCCATGCAGGACGCAAAGCGCGACTACCTAATGGATGTATAATCGGCCTTGTTTACAACCAATGAAAAAGAGTGATCCACGAAGTGACACGGAGGACCACGAAGGACCACCAAGCCTGACGGCTCTGCCGCATCGGCAGGGTTGCGTCCCGACAAGCCGGCGCGCGCCCCCCTCGAGGAGCAAGAGTAATGGGAGGAGGCCCCGGGAGCGCGGGCGTCCCGCCCGCATGCTACCCCGTTGCGTTCCGCTTAGTTTCCCTGCGATGCGGCACCCGGCCGCCCTGCCGGCGGGAACATCATCTGCTCAGCCGAAGCAGAGTCCTGGCGCCGTTGCCGGTCGACCCGGGTGGAGAAGTTGGCCGAGGCTGTGCCAGGACGTGTGCGGGCGGGACGCCCGCGCTCCCGGGTGGCTTCATCCCCTGACGTCGTCGTAGGAAAGAATGTCCATCGGTCTTTGTGTTTGTTCGTGGTTCGTCTTCAAAAAAAATCGACAGTTTCTTCCTCCAATGATCTGCCCGGCAGAACAGGGGCGCCGCTTTCCTGAAACATCTGTTACTCGACAGGACCGACGATCGCAATCGCCGCCAGCCGAACGTCTTGGAGGCCCCGACGTATGAATCCGCCACATCCTAATTCCAACCGCCTGCAACCCGGCCCGCGCAACCTGGTGACCGACGTCGAAGGGTTTCAGGTCGGTAACGCCTCCGACGCCACCCTCAAGTCGGGGACGACCGTACTGACGGCGGAGCAACCCTTCATG
The window above is part of the Acidobacteriota bacterium genome. Proteins encoded here:
- a CDS encoding MobC family plasmid mobilization relaxosome protein, which codes for MARDERATVRVSAAELAEWRGKARAAGVSLSELLRRAMARTRTWTAAAAAVERERTRELARIGNNLNQLARWANTYKQGADAVAVVAQLSAIERALDALSGVHRKRERDAR
- a CDS encoding relaxase/mobilization nuclease domain-containing protein — protein: MHVKFLARGSGSAGAAAEYLLEEENAAGEEREEVEVLRGDPWQVAEVADSLEFEHRYTSGVIAWAPEDEPSEDEIEKTLDEFESTAWAGLDEERYAWSAVLHRETDGGVHVHVLAARCDLETGKSLNIAPPGWQKAFDALRDSLNYEHGWSRPDDPQRARVVQPGHRAGVEATRLRAGLAVEPEPRELIRDYLVERIESGAIQDRDGVVGALREAGLEVPRQGKHYVTARDPESGSRWRLKGAIYEADFQRSRFVDPAAGETGAGAAGDRERDRQRAAQARRELEAHRERRAAYHRSRYGGSDRAAARDAAVGLAEAAGDRGSALDRHLRGELGSDEVVGVADPEPDRDQGLPGAGDRAAAGDRGAVAAEHVGNPAAGDSQGAVRGAAAGDAGPSALESGREACREALEKVRELYDRVGTAVDEGLARVVGAVRAGTEAAGRAGRGLAAAGRAAREAGAAVGPGLQAARRDLAHSLEVMRRAGAERGRERGRGFDLGR
- a CDS encoding sugar ABC transporter substrate-binding protein, producing the protein MRGKSFFFTAGVLAATLLLGAWLHSTRTLQAPADHRVHLRLAALYTNQAMENYQDLVDDFNRRNPDVLVELQGIPGSYYDKLLVMFAGRTAPDVMWMGKGMAQFASRDAFLDVEDEFRIPPGDYYESVLDCYRFNGRLMGFPLGADFAVIVYNLDLFEQAGLPPPAPDWTLEDFRQAAKRLTVREGGQVRQWGFYGEIDPGVFGAEVLSPDMSEERIDRPEWRSYLDFHLKLIFEDGSMPSRLEIPGAGILTRRQAFYRGQAAMISDGFHFQTMREEISDFRWDIAPVPLGARRACASSTQGFAVSRHTPHPAEAVRLLKYLVAPESQRRMGGVLVPSHRESARRAIEDMPAPPHNRQVILDSMETLNPFPRHPKINELQQALAETTRLVLTRQQSPEAGLRECARQFREILGRTHP
- a CDS encoding sugar ABC transporter permease, producing the protein MRSRALGIAALFLMPNLLGFLAFTLFPVVASFALSFCRWDPVAEPVSAIEPVGLRNYVDLVGFHSQTDSEGQTSWVANTPRFWASLYNTVFMMLAIPFNMAASLLLAVLLNRKMRGMAIFRSAFFLPSITAGVGTMLLWMWMFNKDMGSINQVLAWVGIQGPDWLQSYFWAKPALMLMASWASIGGVNMILYLAGLQQIPRELHEAAALDGAGRWQQLRHVTVPMLLPVTFFIFIISIISGLEGGFDAPYVMTGGSFGTTTVSLYLYRQGFEFFRMGYASAVAWVLFLIVFLLTMINWRLAEKRVQY
- a CDS encoding carbohydrate ABC transporter permease produces the protein MLSRTRSGPLVVYGLLVLLAASMLFPFYWMAITSLKGKADVFSTEPKLLPGRQLAERVVDNRRWFFHSGTDNYSQLLAWQRLVESGSGPRGFSRFVLNTVFFALAITLGQVITSSLAAFAFARLRFPGRKQVFFAYLATLMIPATVTMIPSYILLRELGWVNTYQAVILPSVFTAYGTFMLRQFFLTIPREIEDAARIDGCSPLGLYWRIVLPLSTPALAALSIVAFVGSWRTFMWPLIVSSTEDLFNLPLGLTLFRGMYTDPDWPLLMAGSMVMTLPMILVFIVGQRYFVEGIRLGAVKG
- a CDS encoding acetylxylan esterase, whose translation is MPDSRQDKNRWLRRRRQLTRRYRRCLGIGPERCELQAEIVREEAGEDWVAQWIRFTSEPGERVPGLLVRPAGARKPLPLILVLPGGHRTKDLAIFGHEQWPLPFAVESPHHRFPVENLGNHEPLPLTRLLAHGFALMSIDCRVFGARAGPRPDSAADRAAFTAASHAQYHWLMRRALIDGRSVAAMEVWDAIRTLDYLETRDDIDPRRLGVMGWSMGGNLAWQTAIAEPRIKAVCTGSCLITFEAALEHERDAGWYAWIPGVRRWTSRQELFSLMAPRPLLAFEGDSDFPREGVQPMLDEAREKYALLDAGDRFRCVWYSGGHGAYLRDPATLEEIGGWFARHLSRGAKVP
- a CDS encoding PIG-L family deacetylase produces the protein MTPQPQAATPAREPLRLMVVVAHPHDFTHCAGTCGIHRSQGDAVTVVTLTNGATKHNERLYDELIKPAAERDPRIVNQTRDEYAGEKLREFRAVCALFGVSDVRVHGFPEPYRMERTLESVEALKQIILEVRPDIMISHRRYLRGRSGMVSASRNEHDEAGFATHEAMHLASLPDPSNPVPPHTVALTYYLGVFFENDEIDFYVDISDWAEKRVEAEVLFATQGHTEAFARKRIEISAGRAGWNCGTQFAEGFVRSYPDLFDQLPVPDRALQKARGKRMDHLRRVSGELPGPSKS
- a CDS encoding mandelate racemase/muconate lactonizing enzyme family protein, with the protein product MKITDVKAYVIKPRYPDNAGAFEGDWTFVRIDTDEGIHGWGEASNSPGGGCFLSARTIELLRQGLVGQDPFQSEKLWQQNYRRFTYLGARGLPTVALSGVDMALWDIKGKALGLPVYDLLGGKLRDSIRLYANGWFFGCNTPDQYGAAAKATVEAGHEALKLDPFLEMQPFHTGYLSGQISAEGEELGCAIVQAVREAVGEKVEILIDAHGHYNVPTAIRLANRLYEESQIAWFEEPVPPESIDALRQVREHVTPSICVGERLFTRFDVLPILQQGLADYLMPDVLWTGGITELRKIASMAEAYYVPMSPHNAMGPLQIVAGSHVMMNTPNFYRLEHSTSFIEAYNRLTTEPMNFHGGEFSLSGKPGLGVDFDMEALRAHLHPQWS
- a CDS encoding type II toxin-antitoxin system prevent-host-death family antitoxin; translation: MQVSVRELKNNLSKYLKLVRQGEPVVVTSHKKPFARLLPIPDTENAGLGRLAQIDRIHWNGKKPRGGTVCPEIRGKTLAESVLEERG